DNA sequence from the Chitinophaga flava genome:
AGACTCCGCGATAGAAATGTCCTACAAGTCGGTAGCCGATATCACCACCGCCCTGGTAAACCGCGACGCCACCGTGATTATGATCACCTACAAGGACCCTGTAGCCCGGCGAAGCGCGGATTTTCTCAACGCCTTGCTGGAAGAATACAACGATTATACCCTCAGCGATAAAAACAAAGCCGGCGTTAAAACCATCAACTTCCTGAATGCCCGGCTGGACTCCCTGAAAGATGAACTCAGCCTGCTGGAACAAGAGGAAGAACGGTTTAAGGTAGAACGCGGTATCACCGATATCGATGCCAGCTCCAAACTGGCCCTGGAACAGGTAAAAGAAGCGGATATCAAACTCAGTGAAGCCAATCTGCAATTGTCGGTGATGGACGAAGTGGAACGATATATCAACAACCCCGAAAATCAAGCCCCCTTTGCCCCGGTGACCGGCACGGTAGACCAAACCCTTACCGGTATGATCAACCGCTATGAAGAAGCTCTTCAGGCACAGCGCAAACTGACACTCTCCCTGCAACCATCCAGCTTCCTGATGGAAAACCTGGATGCTCAGGTGAAAGCTGCCAGAAACACTATCCGCAGCTATATCAGCGGGTACCGCCGCAATGCCGACGTAGCACAGCAAGCCACCCAGGAAAAAGTAAACAGCATACAGGGCCAGATCGCCAATATCCCCTCCTACGCCCGGGAATATATCAATATCAAAAGACAACAAAGCGTGAAGGAAAACCTTTACCTCTATCTACTGAAGAAAAAGGAGGAAACTGCCGTCACCAACGCCAGCAACGTGATCGACAACAAAGTCATCTCACCGGCTTTTGTACCGGAGAAACCGGTTTTCCCCAAAAGGTCAACGGTGTATATCGTTGTTGTGGTACTAACACTGATAGCCGTGAGTACTTATGTATACATCAAATATTTCCTCAATCCACGGATAATCAGCCGGAAAGAAATCGAGCAGATATTCAACCTGCCTGTCAGTGCTGAAATCTTCCAGCAAACAGAAGGCATACGCGACTTCTCCCTCAGCAGCCACTCTGTACTCACAGAACAGGTTTTTAACCTCCGCACCAACCTGCGCTTCCTGCTGGCAGACCACAAAGGACCTGCCACTGTGATGATCACTTCCAGTATTTCCGGAGAAGGCAAAACATTTATTTCGGCCCATCTGGCCAATTCACTGACGGTGAATAATAAAAAGGTCGTCATCCTGGAAATGGACCTGCGTAAACCCAAACTGTCCACCTTCCTGGGACTGGACCATGAAACCGGCATCACCAATTATATTGTGGGCAACAAATCAATGGAAGAAATCATCCGGGTAGTACCGGACACCAATAACCTCTTCCTTGTTTCTTCCGGCCCTATTCCACCCAACCCGATAGAGCTGATAGAAAGCCCGCGTATGATGGCTTTGCTTGCAGAACTCAAAAACAGGTTCGATTATATCATCATCGATACTTCACCGGTAGGGATTGTTTCAGATGCCAAAAGCATTGCACAATACGTAGACTGTACACTGTTTGCCATCCGTTACAACTTCACCCAGAAAGTGAAGCTGATAGCGGTAGAAGAAAATATCAAAGAAACTATTTTCAAGAAGAAGGGAATCATTTTTAATGGTATTG
Encoded proteins:
- a CDS encoding GumC family protein — translated: MAKLKVIHNKPAALDMSDLFRKMLFHWPLYLLAILLAMGAGYTFIRYIPASYMSSARLYLKDEKKNGGGEEADILKSLSLLGSGKNMENEMELLHSPILLQRVISSNHFNIRYFTKQHLQSKEWYPQAPIMIKVLSDSSRTGNYTFDITPYQQHYYVTAYIGKTKQAVHFLVAPNRPFKAGKDTFALVPNKRIPLATSAPYHIRVDSAIEMSYKSVADITTALVNRDATVIMITYKDPVARRSADFLNALLEEYNDYTLSDKNKAGVKTINFLNARLDSLKDELSLLEQEEERFKVERGITDIDASSKLALEQVKEADIKLSEANLQLSVMDEVERYINNPENQAPFAPVTGTVDQTLTGMINRYEEALQAQRKLTLSLQPSSFLMENLDAQVKAARNTIRSYISGYRRNADVAQQATQEKVNSIQGQIANIPSYAREYINIKRQQSVKENLYLYLLKKKEETAVTNASNVIDNKVISPAFVPEKPVFPKRSTVYIVVVVLTLIAVSTYVYIKYFLNPRIISRKEIEQIFNLPVSAEIFQQTEGIRDFSLSSHSVLTEQVFNLRTNLRFLLADHKGPATVMITSSISGEGKTFISAHLANSLTVNNKKVVILEMDLRKPKLSTFLGLDHETGITNYIVGNKSMEEIIRVVPDTNNLFLVSSGPIPPNPIELIESPRMMALLAELKNRFDYIIIDTSPVGIVSDAKSIAQYVDCTLFAIRYNFTQKVKLIAVEENIKETIFKKKGIIFNGIVQDTFYPYYYYGKYAYNEKKRRKGNWTSIFKKTAKRIA